CGCCGCGGTGGCGCTCAAGCTCCGCACGATGGCCCGCGTCCAGGGACTCAGCGGCGGTTCGGGCCAGCTCGCCGCCGAGCTCAAGATGGCGCCGTGGCAGGTCGACCGGGCGCGCCGCGATCTCCGCTCGTGGAACGACGTCGCACTCGGCCGGGCGCTCCTCGAGGTCGCCCACGCGGACGAAGCGGTCAAGGGCGGCGGCCGGGACCCCGTCTACGCCGTCGAACGACTCGTCACCCGGGTGAGCGCCCAGGCCAGGGAGCACTGAGGCGAACCACCGCTGACACGAGAAGAGCCGGTCCCCGCACGATGCGGGAACCGGCTCTCGGCGCTCGGCGTCGGACGGCTCAGAGGCCGTTGACGAGCTTCGCGAGCTTCGACTTGCGGTTGGCTGCGTTGTTCTTGTGCAGCACGCCCTTCGACACGGCCTTGTCGAGCTTGCGCGACGCCGTCTGGAGGGCGGTCTTCGCCTCATCGGCGTTGCCGGCCTCGACCTGCTCGCGGACGGCGCGGATCACGGACTTGACCTCGGTGCGCACCTGCTTGTTGCGGAGGCGCGCCTTCTCGTTCGTCAGGTTCCGCTTGATCTGGGACTTGATGTTTGCCAACTTCGACACTCTTTCGTGTTCGTGTTCATGGATGGTCGCGAGGGCTGCCCGCACTCCGGTGGACGACAACGCGGGGAAACACGAGCGCCACGACTGTGGTGAGCGGGTGTACGTCCACCCGACCAGGGTGAGACACACACCGTGGTGAACATACAGCACACCAGCCTACACCGTTCACCCGCCGGTGCGCACCTCGACTCACCCGTCGGTGCGCACCTCGGCGACGATCTGCGAGAACAGCTGCATCGGGATGATCGCTCCCTCC
This Brevibacterium ihuae DNA region includes the following protein-coding sequences:
- the rpsT gene encoding 30S ribosomal protein S20, producing MANIKSQIKRNLTNEKARLRNKQVRTEVKSVIRAVREQVEAGNADEAKTALQTASRKLDKAVSKGVLHKNNAANRKSKLAKLVNGL